From Candidatus Nomurabacteria bacterium, one genomic window encodes:
- a CDS encoding F0F1 ATP synthase subunit gamma: MKSFTQHKQEVAGYRDVRETVQVLEKIAAGQLHKLQLTAEALQEYTDTLLDLMLRIETLAGRPLFSPNAPSVTDHDRELLVVLTGDRGLVGDLWRRQYELYESVYKDTAVELLVIGLRGQVLWPQGGPHKVEHYSFAERFPTHTELLELASVLQHAVRNDMFTRVSVLYVEAKSLLVRESAIVSIFPLAPGADLASRHEQVKQIGFPIVDVGYEEMAAGLLEKYLVNRLQQLLMEVALSEFSARTIGLEHAGAKTEQIIAETMRQYRRWRRHADTEKQLERFSSIKAI, from the coding sequence ATGAAGAGTTTTACGCAACACAAGCAAGAGGTCGCAGGTTATCGAGATGTGCGCGAGACAGTACAGGTCTTAGAGAAGATCGCTGCTGGTCAGTTACATAAATTACAACTAACCGCAGAAGCATTGCAGGAGTACACCGACACCTTGCTCGATCTCATGTTGCGTATAGAAACACTGGCTGGTCGCCCTCTTTTTTCTCCTAATGCTCCAAGTGTGACTGATCATGATCGTGAACTTCTGGTGGTCTTAACCGGTGATCGTGGGCTGGTTGGAGATCTGTGGCGGCGTCAGTACGAATTGTATGAGTCAGTGTACAAGGATACTGCGGTGGAACTACTCGTTATTGGTCTGCGTGGTCAGGTTCTGTGGCCGCAGGGTGGTCCTCATAAAGTGGAACACTATTCTTTTGCGGAGCGCTTCCCCACTCATACGGAACTACTCGAACTGGCGTCGGTACTCCAACATGCGGTTCGAAACGACATGTTCACTCGTGTGTCGGTGTTGTATGTTGAGGCAAAGTCATTGCTGGTTCGTGAGTCTGCGATCGTATCAATCTTTCCCCTTGCTCCTGGTGCTGATCTGGCTTCGCGACACGAACAAGTCAAGCAGATCGGTTTTCCGATCGTCGACGTTGGATATGAGGAAATGGCTGCAGGCTTGCTTGAAAAGTATCTCGTGAATCGTTTGCAGCAGTTACTGATGGAAGTTGCGTTGTCGGAATTTTCTGCTCGGACGATCGGTCTTGAGCATGCGGGTGCAAAAACAGAACAGATCATTGCTGAGACTATGCGACAATACAGAC
- a CDS encoding AtpZ/AtpI family protein translates to MKFGTEKTDGMRFSYALSLAAQLGFLVVSSIGGFLLLGYWLDAKLSTAPWLLVLGIIVGIIVTVREAYHLIKPLVTPDKTGS, encoded by the coding sequence GTGAAGTTCGGTACCGAAAAAACTGACGGCATGCGTTTTTCGTATGCACTATCGTTGGCTGCTCAGCTAGGCTTTTTGGTTGTGTCTTCGATCGGTGGTTTTCTACTACTTGGTTACTGGCTTGACGCTAAGCTGAGTACAGCACCGTGGTTGTTAGTGCTTGGTATTATTGTGGGTATTATTGTGACGGTGCGTGAGGCATACCACCTCATTAAACCGCTGGTTACACCCGACAAAACTGGATCATGA
- a CDS encoding F0F1 ATP synthase subunit alpha — protein sequence MGHRDTTVTEAGYVVSFYAGVATLRGLPKVFLHEVLSDESGRSAAVVIGFTHDVVEALFVDEQFDVTRPVFRSGKQFSISVSDAFIGRVVDGLGRSLDEYASIPEGFESSVFLEPPPIIHRKPITRPLVTGIKVIDTTLPLGRGQRELIIGDRKLGKSTIAMDVVLNQKYAKSPVQCVYVSCGQRVQKVDELVAKFNEHNAFLYSTVVAATTSESYLSQYLAPFIGCTIAEHFRNTGRDALVVYDDLSRHAKVYRDISLILGRVPGREAYPGDIFSLHAVLLERAAQLSDDQSGGSLTALPIIETQEGDVTAYIPTNIISITDGQIYLERGLFQKNFLPAVNVGLSVSRVGSQVQPKVLKEVLGGIRLALAQHKELQKLSQLETTVSEGVMQDIHRGNLLLELLKQDKHTHVTSPEQTVLFYAVENGYFDDFTEDEWSDFMSYLLDLFRSRHKPLLSQIDAGVFDDVIKRRIEKIVTEFKEEFLTTA from the coding sequence ATGGGTCATCGTGATACTACAGTTACAGAGGCTGGGTATGTGGTGAGTTTTTACGCTGGTGTGGCAACCTTGCGTGGCCTTCCAAAAGTCTTTTTACATGAAGTTCTCTCTGATGAGTCGGGTCGGTCTGCGGCTGTTGTGATCGGCTTCACTCACGACGTGGTCGAGGCGTTGTTTGTTGATGAGCAGTTCGATGTTACTCGTCCAGTCTTTCGAAGCGGAAAGCAATTCTCAATATCTGTTTCAGACGCATTCATTGGTCGAGTGGTTGATGGTCTCGGACGATCGCTTGATGAATATGCGTCGATCCCTGAAGGATTTGAGAGCTCGGTGTTTCTAGAACCACCGCCGATCATTCATCGTAAGCCGATCACCAGACCGCTGGTAACTGGCATTAAGGTTATCGATACAACCTTGCCCCTTGGACGTGGCCAGCGAGAGCTTATTATTGGCGACCGAAAGCTTGGTAAGAGTACGATCGCAATGGATGTGGTACTCAACCAGAAGTACGCCAAGTCACCAGTGCAGTGTGTGTATGTTTCGTGTGGTCAACGTGTACAGAAAGTAGATGAGCTTGTTGCGAAGTTCAATGAACACAACGCGTTTTTGTACAGCACGGTCGTGGCAGCAACGACAAGCGAATCGTATTTGTCGCAGTACTTAGCGCCATTTATTGGTTGTACGATCGCAGAGCATTTCCGTAACACTGGCCGTGACGCCTTGGTGGTCTACGATGATCTGTCTCGTCACGCAAAGGTCTATCGTGACATCTCACTCATCCTTGGTCGTGTTCCTGGTCGAGAAGCGTATCCGGGTGACATTTTTTCGCTGCATGCGGTACTGCTCGAGCGAGCTGCGCAACTCTCAGACGATCAAAGTGGTGGCTCACTTACTGCCCTACCGATCATCGAAACCCAAGAAGGTGATGTGACCGCATACATACCGACAAATATCATTTCTATTACTGATGGACAGATCTATCTTGAGCGAGGACTCTTCCAGAAGAATTTTCTACCAGCGGTCAATGTTGGTCTTTCGGTATCGCGTGTCGGTTCGCAGGTGCAGCCGAAGGTACTCAAGGAAGTACTTGGTGGCATTCGTTTGGCACTTGCGCAACACAAGGAACTGCAAAAGCTCTCCCAGCTTGAGACGACAGTCAGTGAAGGGGTCATGCAGGACATTCATCGTGGTAACTTGCTTCTTGAGCTACTAAAGCAAGACAAACACACCCACGTTACGTCGCCAGAGCAAACAGTGCTGTTCTATGCAGTCGAAAATGGATACTTCGATGACTTCACTGAAGATGAGTGGAGTGATTTCATGAGCTATCTGCTTGATCTATTCCGTAGCCGACACAAGCCACTCTTGAGTCAGATCGATGCGGGCGTCTTCGATGATGTGATCAAACGACGGATCGAGAAGATAGTGACTGAATTCAAGGAGGAATTCCTAACGACGGCATAG
- a CDS encoding F0F1 ATP synthase subunit A: MTNITLQSEYVMSVFGFLVTNTFLTTLVATFLLIALASFYYVQPHQNENAHVLLKGWHILVYELLRLADTITQDRTLSKRLLPLVATLFLFIFTTNLIALLPGFLGSFHITTSSGQMSVFRSPNSDLTTTLALALVTVFSIQYFSIKSKGWGGYLKRFFNFSGIIPFVLGFFEALSESMRVLSFSFRLFGNVFAGEVLLIVIAFLVPVVLPVPFMILEVFISLIQAYIFCILTLTFIRLSMASEVAVKGG; encoded by the coding sequence ATGACAAACATCACGCTACAGTCAGAGTATGTCATGTCAGTGTTTGGGTTCTTGGTGACCAATACATTTCTCACGACATTGGTGGCGACTTTTTTACTGATAGCGTTGGCGAGTTTCTACTACGTGCAGCCCCACCAGAATGAGAATGCTCACGTGTTGCTGAAAGGGTGGCATATTCTGGTGTACGAACTTCTGCGACTGGCTGATACGATCACACAAGATCGAACACTTTCAAAGCGCTTGTTGCCGCTTGTGGCAACCCTCTTTCTTTTTATTTTTACTACCAACCTTATTGCACTGTTGCCTGGCTTCTTGGGGTCATTTCATATCACGACCTCAAGCGGCCAGATGTCAGTATTTCGCTCGCCAAATAGTGATCTGACCACCACCTTAGCACTTGCTCTCGTTACAGTCTTTTCGATCCAGTATTTTTCTATCAAGTCTAAGGGTTGGGGTGGATACTTGAAGCGTTTTTTCAATTTCTCGGGCATTATTCCGTTCGTGCTTGGATTCTTCGAGGCGTTGTCTGAGTCGATGCGCGTACTGTCCTTCTCTTTCCGTCTCTTCGGTAATGTGTTTGCCGGTGAGGTGCTGCTGATTGTTATCGCTTTCTTGGTACCGGTGGTGTTGCCGGTGCCATTTATGATACTAGAGGTTTTCATCAGTCTCATCCAAGCATATATTTTCTGCATCTTAACACTCACTTTTATCAGGCTCAGTATGGCTTCGGAAGTTGCGGTAAAAGGAGGATAA
- a CDS encoding ATP synthase F0 subunit C — protein MGNFMIQDPSAFTIAIGSIGPALAIGMIGAAALLAMARNPDNSEKIQLAMIIAIAFAEAIAIYVLVVALILKFVA, from the coding sequence ATGGGTAATTTTATGATACAAGATCCTTCAGCGTTTACGATCGCCATTGGTTCGATCGGCCCTGCACTCGCGATCGGTATGATCGGTGCAGCTGCCCTTTTGGCCATGGCTCGTAATCCAGACAATTCAGAAAAGATCCAGCTTGCAATGATCATTGCGATCGCTTTTGCTGAGGCAATTGCCATCTATGTGCTTGTTGTGGCCTTGATCTTGAAGTTCGTGGCATGA
- a CDS encoding GlsB/YeaQ/YmgE family stress response membrane protein, which produces MQSKRIISLLTIVGATIGGYVPSLWGDGYFSFASIITSGLGAILGIWIGFKMTRF; this is translated from the coding sequence ATGCAATCAAAACGTATCATCTCACTCCTTACGATCGTAGGAGCAACGATCGGTGGCTACGTACCAAGCTTGTGGGGAGACGGATATTTTTCATTTGCGTCGATCATCACCAGTGGACTTGGCGCCATCCTCGGGATCTGGATCGGTTTCAAAATGACCAGATTCTAG